A window of Bradyrhizobium sp. AZCC 1719 genomic DNA:
CTGCCGTTTGCTTGAGGCGTTTGAGTCATTGCTATTCCAGTCATACGGTTTGCTCCTTCCGGAAAACACGATTTGTCCTTCCGGAAGCTGATACGCGCATGGCTTCGCATCAGTTTCAAAACGAGGACGTAAGCCGCGTCGCCTCGCGCTGCCGCATGCGCTCGCCGCCAATTTTCACTGTCAGTGCAAAGGGTTTCCGTGGGGCCCTACTGCGCGTCGCGCCTTGGCGCTCTTAGGTGGACTCCGATGCAACCAGGAAAATCGGCAGTTTGACTCGAATGGAACCGGAGTGGACTCGAATGCAGCGGTGAAACAGCCGGTGAACATTTCCGTTTTTTGCTGCCGAGACTCAGATCCAATCAGAAACGACATGCACTGAGAACAGAAACGAGTCGCGGCTTAGGCCAATAACGAGTCCGTCAGACCCGTCCCTGCTGTGGAAGATTAGAAGGCAGACGTATTGCGCTCGGTCGCGCTCCGCTGCGGCTGGAACAAGCCTCATGGCCCGCCCGCAACTCGGCATTCAATCCAGCAGCACGGCATCGGTCGCCTGTGCGCAGAACCTCAATCCGCAGCCACTGCCACCGTCGCCAAGCTGGCGTTGCCTGCCGGCCCCGACGTTCGCGTGAAGATCACCGAAGCCTATACCGCATATGTCGCGTCCGACGAGAACGCATAATCGCATGCGCCCGAACCAAGATGCGCCTATGGCGGCGGCTGCTTGGTCCGGCGCGCGATATCAGAGAGGGACGTCCGCCGCGTCATGACGCTGGTCTTGCGCGCCGATCACGCCGCCTTGCTTAGCTCGGTCGTGAGCCTCTTCTCCGCATCGGTTGAGAGGGAGGTTCGAAGGACGCGCGGCTTGAACGGTTCGATCTCCGGCAGCACCTTGTCTTCGGTGACTTTCCTGAAGAGCACAAAGAGCGCAGAGGATCCTTCCGGAATCGTCTCTCCGAGCTTCTTGATGAAGTCGTCACGGATTCCGAAGTCGGTGAGAGAGCCTGATAAAGCGCCCATGCCGGCACCGGCAATTGCACCGAGCGCCATTCCGGCGAGCGGATTCAGGAAAAGGAGACCGACAAGCGCGCCCCACAAGGCGCCGGTGGTCCCGCCGGTGGCCGCGCCAACTTTCGTTAGGCTGACGGCTTGCTTGAGGTAGACTTTACCGCCCTTCTCGCGTTCAACGACGCAAGCATCTTCGAGATCGATGAGGTACTCCTTCTGCAGAGACCGCAGCTTGTTGAGCACCTCATCTGCGGTGTGCAGTCCATCAAAGCCGAGAACGACCAGATCGCTCATTGTGCTCTCCTTTCGTAGACAAGTTTGAACATCGGCATTGCTTTGTCTGTGCCCGCCTCCATCCCAATTCCCCAATGAGCGTCGGGCCCGCCGGGGAGTTGCCGCCACTCACGGACTGATCGATATTGCGATGGCACCGGGCAGCACTTGTCGCACCCAGCGCCACCGCGATCATTCTTGGTGGCAAGGCGACTGATCTCATCCGCAAACGTTCACCGGTACCGTACGCCAACCCCAGCCGGTCCAGACTTGACGATGACGCACAACGCTCCTGGCGACAACTCTGATGCTGTTTCAAGGCCAACAACAACCTGAGAGGCAATTGGTGCTCTAGCCTCGCCCTGAGTGACCTTCACGATGTGGTGAGCGTTGCCGGTGGACGGACCAGTCGACAGCTCAATCAGCTCGCGAGCTCGAGCCGGACCGTCAGCAGCCAGCGTTCGCCAATCTGCATTGGAGCCCGCTGATTTCATCGCTGGTACGAACCCCCGCTTTCCACCCACAATGCGGCTCCAGGCGAAACACAAAGCCCCGAGGCCAGTTGGTTCATGCCGGCCGCAACGGAGGTCTCATCATGCAAGAACGCGCCAGTCGTCCGACCGAAGCTCGCGCCATTCCATTCGACACCGCCAAGCTCGATTCCCTTATGGAAGCGGCTGGAATCGATATCCTGGTCGCGACTTCCAAGCATAACGTCCAATACCTGCTCGACGCGGAGCGCGCGATCTTCTTCGACTATATGGACGCACTCGGCGTCAGCCGTTACTTGCCCGTCCTGATCTACCCGAAAGGTGCGCCCGACAAGGCGGCCTATATCGGGCACCGGCTGGAAACGCACCAGCGAGCCGTGGCGCCGCTGTGGGTTCCGCAAGTCCGCACCGAGGGCAACGGCTCGTTGGATGCCGTTTTGCTCGCGGCAGGCCTGATCAAGAGCGCGGGCGTACCGATGAAGCGGATCGGGGTCGAAATGCCGTTCCTGCCGATGGACGCCGGCAGGGCTCTTTCGGACGCCCTGCCCGATAGCGAGATCAAGGATGCGCTGTTGGTGCTCGAGCGCCTGCGTGCCGTGAAATCACCGGCGGAACTGGCCAAGCTAAAAAAGGCCTCCGAATTGGTGATCGAATCCATGAACGAGGTGATCGCAGACCACGGCCCCGGCACCACCAAGCAGCAGCTTTTCGACGCGTTGAGGATTGCCGAGGTCAAGCGCGGATTGACTTTCGAGTATTGCCTGCTGGCCTGCGGCGCCAGCCACAACCGCGCGCCTTCTGCCGACCGCTGGGAAACCGGCGACGTGCTCTCGCTGGATTCCGGCGGCAACTATCACGGCTATATTGGCGACCTCGCGCGGATGGCCGTGCTGGGCGAACCGGACAGCGAGCTCAAGGACCTGCTGGCCGAAATCGAATCCGTCCAGCGGACGGCATTCGCCGCGGTGCGGCCGGGCGCGATGGGTGGCGAAATCTATGCCGCGGCGGAAAAGCGGCTCGCGCAGTCGAGCCAGCGCGACTGCACCGACTTTCTGGCGCACGGCATGGGGCTAGTCAGCCACGAGGCCCCTCGCCTGACGGCCAAGGGGCCTATTCCCTACGATGATCCCGACGCGCGCCGGCCCTTGGAGCCCGGCATGGTGGTATCGATCGAAACGACGATGAAGCACCCGCGCCGCGGCTTCATTAAGCTGGAGGACACGGTCGC
This region includes:
- a CDS encoding DUF1269 domain-containing protein: MSDLVVLGFDGLHTADEVLNKLRSLQKEYLIDLEDACVVEREKGGKVYLKQAVSLTKVGAATGGTTGALWGALVGLLFLNPLAGMALGAIAGAGMGALSGSLTDFGIRDDFIKKLGETIPEGSSALFVLFRKVTEDKVLPEIEPFKPRVLRTSLSTDAEKRLTTELSKAA
- a CDS encoding Xaa-Pro peptidase family protein, giving the protein MQERASRPTEARAIPFDTAKLDSLMEAAGIDILVATSKHNVQYLLDAERAIFFDYMDALGVSRYLPVLIYPKGAPDKAAYIGHRLETHQRAVAPLWVPQVRTEGNGSLDAVLLAAGLIKSAGVPMKRIGVEMPFLPMDAGRALSDALPDSEIKDALLVLERLRAVKSPAELAKLKKASELVIESMNEVIADHGPGTTKQQLFDALRIAEVKRGLTFEYCLLACGASHNRAPSADRWETGDVLSLDSGGNYHGYIGDLARMAVLGEPDSELKDLLAEIESVQRTAFAAVRPGAMGGEIYAAAEKRLAQSSQRDCTDFLAHGMGLVSHEAPRLTAKGPIPYDDPDARRPLEPGMVVSIETTMKHPRRGFIKLEDTVAVTATGYEIFGEGSRGWNIGGSALVR